The genomic interval TCCAGACTAAAGCTAGCATCGCGCAGAATTTCCTTGATGCCAAAGTCTTTGTGGAGCGATCGCAACGTAAAAAGAGCCATGAGTTAACCGGATATCACCGTAACCCAGTCTAACGCTGTCTTCCGATGACAGCGTTGCAAGTACCTATTGATTACAAGTCTTTTGGTTGGGTAAACCCATTTTTTTCCCTGAGATCGTCCGGCGATCGCTTGAGTATGCGTTGGAGTAAAGCAATCAGTTCTGTTGGCTCAACCGGGATCGGGAAATAGCCGTCTGCATGCTCCTGCAAGAACAGGTCTGGTTCGCTAACCGTTTCATCCGCCAGAATGACGATCGGGATCTGTTGATACGGAGAGGTTTCCTGGCGCAATCTGGAAAAGAGCTGATGTCCATTATTCACTTCAGGGTGCTTGTGTTCAGCAATCACTACATCAGGGGTTTTGGATTTCAACGTTTCCAGGGCTGCCAGGTTTGTTTCAGCCGTAATTACCTCGTACCCCAGGAATTCTAGATAATCTTGCATCAGCGTCACAAATTCTGGATTGTTATTCACCAGTAACAGTCGCTTGGGTTCCGGGATTTCTTGAAGCAGAGATTCCGTTGGAGTTTGGTGTTCACGTTGGAGATTGGTCTGGGCTTGGACAGTCAGGGTTGTCTGCTTCTTTGGCATCGTGATGCAATCTCCTTTAGATTTCAACAGGAACTTGATATTGAAGAAATATCGTTGAGTCGAATCAAAATGCATCCGTGAAATCCTGGAAGCTTAAGGGATCGCGCTGGCTGAATCGATTTGGAATCTCAGGGAGATTGCCCATAGACATTCAGAAACTGCCATCAAATCACGGTTCTATCCTTGTTCGGCGATCGATTTTTGAAACGAACCCAGGGCAATTTACAAGTTTTCTTAAGATTAAAAAGGAATAGGTGGTAGGTGATAGGTGGCAGGTGGCGGGTGGCAGGTATTTATACGGTTTTTCGGCTTGCTGTTCACTGCTCATTTTCCCTGGGTTCCCCACCAGCGAAATTCCTTTCCGTCGTTATTTGGTGAAGGAGAATGGAATGAAATTCAAGATGATGGTGTTAATTCTGGGGGCAGGACTGGGAATCTTT from Kovacikia minuta CCNUW1 carries:
- a CDS encoding response regulator — protein: MPKKQTTLTVQAQTNLQREHQTPTESLLQEIPEPKRLLLVNNNPEFVTLMQDYLEFLGYEVITAETNLAALETLKSKTPDVVIAEHKHPEVNNGHQLFSRLRQETSPYQQIPIVILADETVSEPDLFLQEHADGYFPIPVEPTELIALLQRILKRSPDDLREKNGFTQPKDL